A window of Ictalurus furcatus strain D&B chromosome 4, Billie_1.0, whole genome shotgun sequence genomic DNA:
gaaacatggcaaacatCACACATGACAGACATTGTTGCCAAACTGGGAGCCAAAGTTGGGAGAGATGACTCAGCgtgtgtttacaaaaaaatggCAATCACATAGAGGATTTGTAAAGTTCCATATTGCTAAAAAGTGTAGAGACTTTTGGACACCCTgcattttctgttcattttactGTATTGTTTGGATGGATGAAATTTCACTTCAGTCTTTTTAGCCTTGGACAAACAGTAAAACAGAGGTATAATTTCCTTCCTTTATTCAAAAACCAAAGGGGACGACGACAACACAAACAGTTGTACTCTTGCTTTGTATCATTTTTATTGTGTGGTCAGTTTATTCTCCAATTTTGTTAAATTAGAGCTTACATGACTATAAAGAAATTATAAACTCTTTTTGTAAgtaaggaaaaacaaacaaaccccacaaTGGTGCATGCTCGTATAGGAAAGTAAACAAcaacagagtggtgtgatgcagcttgATGTGAAGCGGagctactgttaccaccctgaagttgctTATTTTCCCAATAACACTACTTCCCGAAGTGTTTTAGTCAATCTTATACCACAACTTTTAATGCTGGGGAACGTTTGCAGAACAAGTTACAgtagttcctgttttcacttgtGTTATAACGgttgttctctcaccagcctctctcagagttaataaaacaaagaaaaagattgTCTTGCCTCCAgccagaaaacttaaaggaacagtaACCTTTGaataaagtgctgacactggagtctcTAAACATACTAAACAgatatctcctcacagaaaacctcactATATTAACAGTTACacgcattaaaaaaacaaaaaaaaaaaccaaaaaaaaaaacacaaaaaccttTCACGTGGAACATCCGGCATACAAGCCCCTGTTTAAACATTTACTACAGAAATTATAACGATTTACAACAaggcattaacataaaccttgCATCTAGGGCTAATGTCAGAactaatccacaccttctgaccaatcaaatttgagaattcaacagcactgtggaataAATGACTATGTTAACTTCATCCGCATTAATAACAGTAACCGAGTAATAAAGTATAGCAAGTAGCATTTATAACCATAAACATACTGTGTTATAAAGAATATTACAATGATATGCAGGCATTTTTCAGTTGAAAACACAATGCTTAGTTTAAACtgcaaaaatatgtttaaactaAATCCTGATTGACTGTTATTGCTGTCTAAAGCAGAAGCAGAAGTGCTTCCTAAACCATGTGTCACGAGGGAGATTTGCCTTAAAACCTATGACCAAATTGTTGGGTCAAGAAGCAGTCGACATTGAAGATTGTTTTGTAAAGTGACTAGGTGATGATACACTGTAGCCTTTTCCCACTCACCTGCGGTGCTCCATACAGATAGAGCACTAAAGCCTCTTTCTGAGGAATAACACACCAGACTTTCTGCCAGGGTTTATTCTTATCACAGTACTGCAGGAAGCCACACATTATACTACTGCCTGAGAACTGTGCTGCTTCGATCTGacatgaaaagagagagagagagagagagagagagagagagagagagagagagagagagagagagagcgcaggtTAAACACAATTATTCAAAGCGATATACGAGTCACACACTTCCCGTGCAAGACTGTAGGGCAACGTTAGCTGAAactaaggggggggggggtttggtgGGGCAGAACAGTAAAAGCCGTTGTGGCTTTCACTGAGAATACATACACCTCTACACATAGCAAACACCTCTGATGAGGGAACAAAGCAGTACTTCACTCTCTGTAACCTTCACTGATACAGATTTTCATGCCGTTTCATCTCCACAGTGTGACAGCGTTCTGCACTCCACGGTAATCCTAGTGCTCTAattattttacacaaacacacattaataacACAACAGCTAATGTTTACGTGTTTCTAGTTCTAGAATCATCATGCAAGGCATcataaataaacagagagagtaGGAgggtacagtggcttagtggttagcacgttcgactcacacctccaccctgtgtcaACACCTTAACTTTATAATGCTTTTGGAGAAACTGGTTCTGAtgcattatttttgtgaataaccATTCTGTTAAGTTATCTTTATGTTGACTTGCATGATGATTCTAGATCTAGAAACACTCAAACATTAACTGTAGGCTGTTATTAATGTGGGTTTGTGTAAAATACAAggcgtgcttcaggggtttcctcacagtactccagtttcctccaccagttcGAAAacattggcatttccaaattgtccgtagtgtgtgaacaggtgtCTGAACGTGTGAATTTGTGTCCCAGGATGGTTTAGTCttgttcctctcaagatttcttcctcttgCCATCTCAAGGAATTTTTCCACCCCCATTGTCACCCctagcttgctcattagggatctaaaccTACATCCAGCTTCTTTGTAACAATGACTATTGTTTaaagtgctatagaaataaacttgaattgaatggaattGCAGTTGTAATTTGATCTTGTACAGCAGAGGAacctaaaaatgacaaactgctgCTTTAAAGGACTCGTCCTCAGGGATTAAAAGTAGACCCAGCCATTTCATGCaagtataaaaataatagtGATATCTGTTCATATTACAAGAGGTGATCTAATATAATCTCCTCACCTCCAGAATGCCTTTCTTCTTGCCCTCCTTCTCCTCGCTGTCTGTATGGCCTTTCAAAATGCAGTAACAGTCTCGACACACTTTATTCATCTTATTGCCATCATACTCCAGAGGAGCCTTATTGTCTGAACACTTCCAGCATACCACCTGATgggtgaagaaaagaaaaaacatcagaaAGAGCGGGTCACTTGCTCCTAAATGCACTGAGCAATAATAAACAACCTGAGGCTATATTAGGAGCAAAACTTTGTATTGCGTCACTTACATAACCACAAGCTCGACAGTGATGCCTCCTGCGTGTGAGAGCGTTGAAAGGTTCCCTACACTTCATACACATGGTCACCTCGTTGTCTCGGATCCAGCGTGGTGCTCGTTTCCCCAGGTCTGTTATCTGACAGGCAAACGCATACACACATCAAAAATCAGTCGTCAAATATATCAACCAACAGCTAATGTGCGAACCGAACCAATACTGGCAGATTCAAAGATAGATACTCACCGACACTTCCGATACTTCCTCCACTTCTTTAGCAGCCATTTTAAATGTCTCATTCTTTTGGTGAAAGATCTCTATTGTTGCTTGGAATGCCTAAAATTCACACAACACTGCTGTCAGAGGAACCTCCACATGATAAACGAAAGCAGTACAAGCTAAAGTCACACTTTTTACCTTTATCCAGTCCTCTTTATCTTGTTCGGTGCTGGAGTGAGGAAACAAACAAGAGTTGGGatgaattcaaataaataataataaaaaaaaatcgatatAAAATAAATCGAAATAAATTctataataatcgattatgaaaatcgatgtcaacgaatctcattaacgattagttggtctgcgcgcggcacgggggagCCAACAATTTTttgaaaattatgaaaataatttttagttgcagccctaaaaaTGTTAGACACATAAAAATGTACTCATGCATAACTAAAATgtggcagctgtggctcaggtggtagagcgggttgtacactaattgtagggttggcggtttgattcccggcacacatgactccacatgccgaagtgtccttgggcaagacactgaaccccaggttgctcccgatggcaagttagtgccttgcatggcagctctgctaccattggtgtgtgtgtgtgtgtgtgaatgggtgaatgagacacagtgtaaagcgctttggaaccattaaggttaaaaaagtgctatataagtgcagacatttaccatttaaaataaagtcaaaaatTTTACCCCCTCCCTAATTTAGTCATGCccaattcccacccatcagCCATTTCTTCTCTATCACATGACGGCTACCAACCACAGAGGGTTAAGGCTATCACGTGCTTCCTCCGAGGCATGTGAAGCCAGCTGAccgcatctttttgaactgctgctcgtGCAACATCAGGGGGcggcgtaacacactcggagggaAGTGCTATCCGCCCACTTCCGCATGCGTGCGCTTACAAATGCCGCTGTGATCAacaggagagagcgagagagagagagagagagagagagaaaaagagagaattacgtcacccctccctccctttttctctcttggactcccagtcacggatggctgtggcatcatcaggatttgcCCCTTGAGACCGCATAAATGTGATACATTTGTTCTGATTCATATTGTATCTAGTTTCATTTTTCCATGTCATAACCTACAATTTTACATACAGCTTGGTTTAAACATGTCCACCATATAGTGTGCGCTTTATACTGTAGATGATCAGTCCCTGTCATAAAAGCCTAACcagggacaggggcaacaaattAGCTATAACTAAAAGCACTACGTACATTTCATCTGTCGTGTTGCATTATAATGTTTACCTCTACTGTCTCTGCCTGTGACTGATACACAACAAAACTGACATTTACCTGGCCTGCAGCTCGAGGGTACGCTCCTTCCCAGACACCTGGAACGTATGAGGGTAATCCTCATTATATGTCTCGGTCACCTTCATCCCATCGATGCCGATTCGTGTGCGCACCGTAAACTTTTGGCCCACCAGGCTGAACTTGGGAACGCAGTAGAGCAGCATGTTGTTGAACTGGAGACAGGATAAAGAGATTCAATTTCATTTAAGGTATAATTAACaactttgcaaaaaaaaaaaaaaaggaaaaaagctaGGTTCAGCTAGCTACCCCCTGCAAAGCCTAAAGGCTTGAATGCTAGTGGAGGAGCCAGCGCTTTTCCTGAAGTGACGGGCAACATGACTGACACCGTCTTATCCTGAATAATACCAACAGAATTCTCTCTTAATTATAGAGACTGGAGTTTTTACTCTACTACGAAAATTAAAGCTACTTTActactagtttttttttttttattaaaaatgaaataaaagcatgatTATTGAGACAGAGGAGATAAAAAAGTGTTGTGTCAGGGGTTTTATTTCAGAATTAGCAGCAAATCTttacatattttacattataatttAGGCATGAAAGAAGCCTGACTACACGAGAGGCGGCAGCTAAtcagaggagagaaagaaagagcgtaAACACAGCAAACAGtagtgagagagtgaaaaatATTGAGGAAACAGCAGCATTTATTTACATTGGGTTGCCAACACTTTAGCCATGTCCCAAATCACATACGACTGTGCTAAATATTCTATCAGTACACTATTGGTGTCATTACTATTTAGGCAGACTACATAATGTGGTCTCTAAATGCGTGCACTTCCACCCATGTGATTAATCCACGCCGGCAAGAATGACACAGAAAAACCTCCATTATGCAAAGTTGTCCCGCAAGTGGTTTGCAGTAACATTTTTCTACCAGAGGGGGCGAATGTTCAAAATCTTACATCAAGCAACTTTAATAAACACTGACCCCAAATTAAAACCTGGAACACATGTACGTCGTTAAGCTAAATAAAACTAGTGCTACAATTCgaaattctttaaaataatatcaaattGTTACCCTGCTCTGAACATTGTTTaagtataaatactgtatattgtaaatGTATACAGGGAAAATAGAACTAGCAACTAGAGCTACTCACCAGAAAGAGGTATCGGTCCATAGCTGAAGTGTTCCTGGCTGCCAGTTTGAGAATGTGGCCCTCCTTTATAAACTCATTGGAGGCATTCACAATGTCCTCTTCCTCCCCCAGCATCTCATAAATCTCCAGCAGTTTCTTTAGATTCTCCTGTGACGAATGACATGAAGCATGAGAGCTGACAGTAATACTCATTCAGGATAATTCCCATCAAATCTTTACACAGTCAATACTAAAGTGATAAAAAAGGGGTCATCAGAGATTAATAGAGTTTAACTGTGCTCTAATTTGATTACAGTGAAGTGGAGGAAAAAGCGAGAAGAGGAAAACAACAGTACTTACAGATTTGCGAATTGCAGTGTTCGAGTGTGTGGCTGCTGTGGCGATAATCTCTAACGACTCTAAAATAAGATGAAGGATTTTATACGTCAGAGATCACGTGATATTTTCACTGCATTTACATTCTTAAGCAAGTCCATTTTTCCCCTTCAGACACAGATAAGATAGTGTTGCGTACATGTAAACAGCtcagttcttttctttttcttttttacatcaACATGAGCCAGAGTCAAATGAAGCTCTAAATCCGAAACACATCTGATATCTGGCCATTTGACTCGCGTGTAAATGCTCACAGCTGATTTTTCTGAAGTTATCAATATGGTTATGTGAGAACAGGCCAGGCCAAAATTGATCATTTGGACTGACTACGAAGACAATTCACTTAGCAAGTgaaagtatattaaatatactATTAAATACTagcaaaatattacattaatgtGACTAcattaagatattttcacttggcAGTCCTCCAGGATTAACAAAAAATCAAGCaaagcagatttgggccaagatgcgcattcagtcaaagccctctttgagtcccgtgtcaaacatgagtacagctaaaaggtcttatttaccaacaaacatcactgtgaaagaccgtgcacaacaattttgtgcaattgcaatttcaccaactcaagtagttttctgcaaaaaaaaaaaagaagcacaaaaaactctacaaattgcatcacaatttttaaaaaaaaacccaaagcaaagtcaagcatttttggccgcaacaatcacaaaaaaaaaacaaaacctgtatACGGACTAACTTGGTAATATGTCCGTTTTTTTCCAGTGTTCtatgtagagctgcaacaactaatcgataaaatgaataataatcgattatgaaattCGTCTTCAACAAATCTCTATCGATCAGTTGGTCTGCGCATGACACGAGGTTACTTCTGTTACGAAAACATGCTTCAGAGAGTACAgaccaaagttgtgtcccaaatgacgtactatacactcatacgatgcactatgtactctaccgtctagtgtatgaagtttagaagggtagtatcgtctgaaatggaacactagcgttttttcCCAGTCAATGGCACATGACATCAAATGCACATAAAtgcagccaactcgcctgacccggTATTgtcaacctgggcttccagatcACCTCaacagtgccacaggctgactgcctccatgccacaccgcattgatgcagtaattcatgcaaaaggagcatGAATTACTGCCGTCTTCtgcatacacgagctcacagatacccatgattggctagtgtcacagtgactgactgactgggagagagagtatgccattaCATCCACCCAGAGAGCtcggccaattttgctcccttggctcccaAACCTGTCATCTCCCAACGACAGGGTGAGTTTGTTTCTGTTCCACCACTCAGGAGCTCTGTCTTATATTATTTAAAGATGTTTTGCTGTTCATTTGGAGAGCAGGGTGAACACATTGATGCACATGATAAGCAAAGACTACTGAATTGCTACTACCAGACTTGACTGGGATGAGTACAAAGCGTCAGAGGAAGACTTACTCTCAGCGTCCCGCCGGTCCACGTGATCCTGAGGAAGCTTCTTCAGGTAGTCTTTGAGTAGCATCTCGTATCTTGGTACTCTCTGTACTGGTTCCAGCATGTGATGCTGCAGTGTCAGACTcccacacacttcctgtttctgtaCTCAGGACAACAACCGCACGAAAAGCAAGCTATAAAACAACTAGTGAGAGGTCAAAGTTTGTAAAAACCATTCTAGTTTTAAACTAGAATTAgcaataaaacagaaaatgcaCTCACTTGGATGTCTTGAATAATGGCCTTAAACTGAGGCGAGCGGTCTGTCCACTGTTTCAGCAGCTCCATGGCTTTATCAAAGTTCCTCACGTATTCTGCATACATCTTTAGAAAGGGTGTAAGTTTCTGCAGAATGTCCCCGATTCGAGGCGTCGTCTCCCTGTGAAGACCGGGACAAGACACTcgtaaatcaaaataaaagagGCCAAAGCATGGCATAGAATAATAGACACTGAAAGCATATCAGAACGTATCTATACTGAGACAGGGAGTCATTCTAGTATCTTTAGAGGAAATTACACTTGTATACTGGTGAGATCTGTAGCAAGACATCCCAAAATACAAAGGAATTGAAACAGGTTCTGGCAGATGACTCCCTAACCACTGTGAAGGAAGTGATCAGCAGACAGGTAACATGTCTACTTATTCACAAGTCACTGCAAACAAAGGAACGCTGCACTAGATTCTCATGTAATTTTCCCATCAATCATAACTAAACATGAAGTACCAtaattatttatcataaaatgaacattttaggACATATAAGAGTACActtaattccaaaaggtttacAGTTAATCGAGTTCAAGGATCAAGTTGGTTGGTCTTTACTCTCTCACCATTCGCCCATGCGTTTCTCCAGATCTGGCAGCAGAAACTGGCTGTGGAAGGTATTGATGGAGGAGATATTGGAGAAGATGTTCTTCACCACTTCCAAAGGGAACGTGCCTTTTCCTGCCTCCTCCATCAGCGTGTCATAAAACACCTGCACAACAGGGCCAAGGCGGAGTTTATAATAGTTTTATAATAGTTTTCTGCATGTTAAGATGTCTGAATTCCATATCCTTCCAGGCCGACATTGGATAATCATGGTAAAATTCATCAACAAAGTTCTCGTCATAATACAGAAATCGGGCACATTTGCCCAATTTTACATTTAGATACAACTATAAACGTGTTCCTTTTTTAAACTGTCTCTTGCTTTTACATTACGTTGGATCGCAGTTGacagcaaacagaaaaaaaggagatCTGCTTCTTCAATCCACATTTCTTACCCCTGGATTTTTTTCAGGttttgatcaactaaaacaggtgtgttagattttggttggagatgctGCATATACAGACTACAGAGAACTTTCTTCACGTAAATATACATTATCCAAGTAATATAGCTCATAGTAAGCCTTAGCTGTTTCCCCCCAATTTATCTGCTATACTCAGTGACTCAATCAgctgaatttaaaatgttaatctCATTTAATTTGATCTAATTTTGCTGagataaaacaaataaagtatGTAAAACGCTTCAGAAATATCCTAACTGCCATCGAACTGattcatatttcattttattattattattttttgcagttttgaaacatttgattttttcGCACACAAAATGCAGCTACACTTACCTGTAATAAATTTAGTCTTGCAACGTAGGCCTTCTCTGTCTGCAGAAGCTCATTTGCGATTTTGTACAGCTTCTGTTCGTTGGTCTCCTAAAACAGCAAAGGAGATCAATCAAAATCTAGACCTATAGAATAGTCTCTCTTAGTTAAATAGTTTGAGAGTGTGGCAAAGCTGCTCTTATTACAACTTGGTACAATATAGCCTGAAATACTGTAGGCTACTGAATTCTTATGGATGGAACCAGTAACAGTATAGTTGACTTCTACAGCGAGAAGTAGTAGGAAGTGACAGCTCAATTCGAAACCTTAGAACTGCATCTGTCAGACAGTCCTCAGTAGGCTTACGGTCATCAGAGTTTTTTGTTCTCTTATTGAACAACACGAGGGGGTAAAAAAAATCCTACTTGCGacatataaacaaaacacatgccAGCTTCACCTCTGTATACTATAACTACAGCATGCACTAGTCTTTCTAAATCTTACTGGCTGAGGAAAAATACTTTGGCGCCTACAGAGAGTGTAGCCTGAAGACACGGACCAGTCTAGTAAGTTAGACGAATCAGAATCCACAATGACTGACTTGCACTCATTTCCTTATCAGCTCGTAATACATTCTCAAACCTTGGAATTGGCCTTAGCAGCTGTTTCCCAACTCCCATCCTGGTATGCCTTTATAGTACACAGTTTGGGTCTAAGTCATATGATTAGATAATTATAAAGCCTTGAGGACAGGAACACACAAAAGGTGTACAGTGCAAGCTGAATTCCAACCTTCAGGATGTCTATTAAACAAGACGTACGGCTGTGAATATTCTGCGTGCTAAGGATGTCACAGCTGAATGGGAAACTGGACTCCAAAGGTCAAAGCTAAAGttcattctccatcacacacacacacacaataccctGTGACTTTACTCCAGTGGTTcctataccacacacacacacagagccattgTTGCTAGCTAAAGGCTGTAGAGAGAACTTCCTGGTGTAGAAAGACAAAGCACGGTGCTGCTCCAAGTGTCAGTGGGGTGgggataaattaaaaatgaaccctaccactatgccCCTGGAGACAATAGAAAACAGTGGCAAAACACAATTAGAAAATggcagcactgtcagcatggtctgtgaattctggctctgactgttcctcaacctcagctacattaCTCAAGTTAATGTATTAACTGAATTATGtgtctgattattttttattattatggtttGTGCCTGCCTACAATATTGTCTAAGctacagcagtggtcaccaaccctgttcctgaagatctaccttcctgaagactttagctccaaccataatcgtgcccacctgaccatccaATTAtagccttaagaagttcttgatcaactaaaacaggtgtgttggATTTTGGTTGAAGATGAAAAtagcaggaaggtagatctcaaggaagaagattggtgaccactggtctaagGGATTTAGACAAAACTAGTAATCTAAATTAAATCACAGCAACcattaaacatataaacattacTGCTATATCATTGGCGCTAGAATATTCACAGCGTACATGGAACACAGATTCAAAATGCTATCAGAGATATTTGATATGGTTTTAATTCCCAGAATACATACAAACTAGTAGTCTAATTTAAACCATTGTGACCCAGAGCAGGCAGGTACtaaggatggatgaatgaacatCACGCAGTGCTGCCTCAGACCTCTTCACACCCACAAGCATCATATATAACAGCTCgcccacatgaaagtaaaaaccttttttttttttttttgtattccgTAGGACCCCACTCCATCTCACAGTTCCAATCTCAACCAGATATCTGGTAAGCTTTCTGTAAACAATcttgaataatgtattcattttaaggtatactgtatatacactaaaagtacaaaaagtATGCTTAAGGAGAACAACCCAAGGACAAAGAATGATATAGTTTAgtaccccttttttttttttaaccgagAGTGTACGTGCAGGAGGTATATGGGACACAATGTGGAATTAAAAACATACAGACAGGAAATGAGAGTGTGGTAAAGAGGAAACAAGTATATACAGTAAAGGAGGGGCTAATGTtgacagagagataaagagagataaaCTATATcgccaaaagtatgtagacccCTGATTATTACACCTAAATGCACCCATTTCAAAACCATGTACACAGAGTTGGCccccactttgctgttataataacctccactcttctgggaaggccttCCACTAGATTATGTTTTGCTGTGCTGTAAATGTGATTTGAGTTCATTtatccacaagagcattagtgaggtcaggcacttaTGTCAAGTGAGTAGGCCCTGTGTGCAGTCagtattccagttcatcccaaaggtgttcagtggggttgaggtcagggatctgtgcaggccactcgagttcttcaacaccaaccttggcaaaccatgtcttcatggacctcatttTGTGTACttcatgttggaacaggtttgggcctcttagatccagtgaagggaaatcttaattcTACAGCACACACGGACATTGTaaacaattttgtgcttccaactttgtgaagtgatggtcaggtgtccgtatacttttggccgtatagtgtagATAAAAAGAGGTAGAGAAAGGTAGAAAGACTAGGCTTCAAAGAAACCTGAAGGAGGGTCTTGAGCACCTTGCTAGTGATAAACAAGTAGATAAATTACATTCATGTAGCCTTCACAGAACACTGAATACTCTAGAACTCAGCAATATAGTAAAGTATGATAACATCCAtgcaaaacattaaaataatatacgTACAATAACATGTTTCATAGCACTTTTGATTTCCCAGGAGACCTAGAAACATCTCTACACCATTACCTTCATTAGAAATGCCCGGATCTGTAAATATGCATGAAAACATTATTAGGGAATGCCCCATACCCATTTTTTAGACTGATGGATTCCTAATCTTCGCTCCAAGTCAGCATagttcttcttttctctctatctgtttgACAACGATTTCATCAGAGTAATCTTCTTTATACCTTTTTCCAAAATCACTCATGAACCACCCCTAAACTATAATTTGTTCATCATTAACGTTAGCTAAGTTAGTTGTCATCTTCCAGTAATCATTATATCAGACTGTGACTGATTCATAAACAGAGCTCATGCGTAATTCATGAGTTTTATACAGATCTACTGAGAACGTCAGTTATCTCAGAGCTGTATTCTTCTTATTCCAATCTAATCAAATCAGACAGAACCATTTAGACAATATTGCTACAACACGGGTGCTCGATTATtcacaacatacagtacatagagCAGGAAATTTTAAATGGTATCAGAGAGATTAGCAAATCACAAAACTACCGCATTGCTCGGAAGCATTGCACGAGGTAAATAAGCTTCTCTAGAGGAAGCTGACTGTCTCTTTCTGACAGAGGCTCTATAGTTAGCACCAGCTTGGTAACTCTGGGGAGATCACACAGCACCAATGGGCAGGATGTTTCAAATGAACAAGTCACTCTCTGCTCCGGTGCGTTACTGAAAAACAAcccacagctctctctctctctctctcactctcatatagtcatatattaaaaatatgacaaataaaggtGTCCAAGTTAAACATGTCTAACGTAAGGTAACCCATGGCATACACCCACCTTGTGTTCCATACCCCCGTCATCTGTACTGCCGTCATTCTCGGTCTCGGTCTCTCTTCTTCTGCTCTCATCCTCTTTCTCAGGCATCTCGATGACACCCTGAGACGCGTCTGCTTCCCCGTCCAAACTTTGCTCCACCATGTCTCCATTCAGCAGCGATTCGCCGTCTGGTTTCACAGCTCCGCTGTCATCACCGTTTCTGTCCATCTGACCTAACACTCCATTGGTAGAGGGCATGAGGTCATGACTGGTGCTGCCGTCCTGAGTCTGCTCTTTAGTATCCGTCGCTATCTGGCAGCTCTTGTGTACCGGACTGCACTTAGCAGGTTTGGCTGAGTGTTTCTGAGGAGAGCTGTCCctcctgtctgtgtttctgggtgtaaaagacagagacagggtACAGTAGGTAGGTCAATCTCTTTTTTGCTAATCAGTAAAACACCTCTTCTTTGCACAGAGCTCCAGTAACTGTCTTCAGAATTTGAGAGCTGGCGAGAAAGCGAGAGGGagcatgtgtgaaaatgtgagtGAGTTAAAAATACTCCACTCTAGCTGCACAAACTTCCTCTATCATGTAGGGcagtacaatgtgtgtgtgtgtgtgtgtgtgtgtgagaaactgCGCATGCGAGTTTCAGTGTTATCGGA
This region includes:
- the fgd4a gene encoding FYVE, RhoGEF and PH domain-containing protein 4a isoform X5, which gives rise to MEEGGGKGRVSDLISRFEENRNTDRRDSSPQKHSAKPAKCSPVHKSCQIATDTKEQTQDGSTSHDLMPSTNGVLGQMDRNGDDSGAVKPDGESLLNGDMVEQSLDGEADASQGVIEMPEKEDESRRRETETENDGSTDDGGMEHKETNEQKLYKIANELLQTEKAYVARLNLLQVFYDTLMEEAGKGTFPLEVVKNIFSNISSINTFHSQFLLPDLEKRMGEWETTPRIGDILQKLTPFLKMYAEYVRNFDKAMELLKQWTDRSPQFKAIIQDIQKQEVCGSLTLQHHMLEPVQRVPRYEMLLKDYLKKLPQDHVDRRDAEKSLEIIATAATHSNTAIRKSENLKKLLEIYEMLGEEEDIVNASNEFIKEGHILKLAARNTSAMDRYLFLFNNMLLYCVPKFSLVGQKFTVRTRIGIDGMKVTETYNEDYPHTFQVSGKERTLELQASTEQDKEDWIKAFQATIEIFHQKNETFKMAAKEVEEVSEVSITDLGKRAPRWIRDNEVTMCMKCREPFNALTRRRHHCRACGYVVCWKCSDNKAPLEYDGNKMNKVCRDCYCILKGHTDSEEKEGKKKGILEIEAAQFSGSSIMCGFLQYCDKNKPWQKVWCVIPQKEALVLYLYGAPQDVKAQSTIPLLGYSVDDASRPTDPPASFRLSQSKSVHSFAAESEELKQRWLKVIRVCVTGEVPASPPPTDIHAAECSRQPSTESL